ATAAATTTCATCCTTATCTAAAATTCCAGTTTCTTTATACTTTTTAAAAACCGAACCATAGGTATCAATTCCCCAAACTTTAATTTCAGGGTTTTGCTCTTTTAAATATTTTCCAGCACCAGAAATTGTACCTCCAGTACCTACTCCGACTACTAAATGGGTTATTTTACCTTCTGTTTGTTTCCAAATTTCTGGTCCAGTTTGCTCGTAATGAGCTTGGCTATTCGCCAAATTATCATACTGATTTGGTTTCCAAGAATTAGGCACTTCCCTCTCTAAACGAGATGAAACCGAGTAATAAGAACGTGGATCTTCAGGGTCTACGTTTGTTGGACAAACAATAACTTCAGCGCCAAAAGCACGCAAAGCATCTACCTTTTCTTTAGATTGTTTATCCGTGGTAGTAAAAATACATTTGTAACCTTTAATAATGGCAGCCATAGCCAATCCCATTCCTGTGTTACCAGATGTACCTTCAATAATAGTTCCTCCTGGTTTTAAAACACCTCTTTTCTCTGCATCTTCTATCATTTTAACCGCCATACGGTCTTTAATAGAATTACCTGGATTAGTAGTTTCAATCTTAGCTAAAACCGTAGCTGGAATGTCTTTAGTAATGTTGTTTAATTTTACCAAAGGCGTATTGCCAATGGTTTCTAAAATATTGTTATACCACATATTGCAAAAGTAAGCAATGGCATTTAGTATTTTATCAACTAATATTTATTCGATATAATATTTTGAATATTAAAATTTGCAAAAATAATATTCTATAATCTATTTATCCTATATGCATTATGTACTATAAAATTAGGCAACCTTATATACCTTTCCAGGAAGAGAAATGATTATCCCTTGCATTTCTAGTGTTAATAATATAATTGCTAATTTACTTTGAGCTATGTTAACGGCTAAGCTCAATTCATCTATACTTAATTGATTCTCTTTTAATATCAGATATATTCTTTCTTCGTCCTTAGTTAAGTCCAAAGGTAATTGCACTTGAATTTCAGGTTTTTTAGATATTTCATCATCCCAACCTAAATAATAAATCAAATCCATTGGATTATTAATTAAAGCAGCCCTATTAGTTTTAATCAAGAAATTACAGCCTTCAGAAAACTCATCATTTACGCGACCAGGAAAAGCATAGACATCTCTATTATATGAATTTGCCAATTCAGCAGTTATCAAAGCTCCGCCTTTTAATGATGCTTCAACTACAACAGTAACATCGGCTATACCAGCTATAATCCTATTCCGCTTAGGAAAGTTCTCTCTATCTGGATTTGTACCAGGCAAGAATTCAGTTAATAACCCACCGTTGTGAACCATTTTCTGTGTTAGTTCTTTATGTACAGCCGGATAAATTCTATCCAAACCATGTCCCAAAACGCCAACCGTAGGAATCTCAAAAGCTAAACTCTCTTTATGTGCCGCTGAATCAATGCCGTGTGCCAAGCCACTCATGATAATTACATCATAAGGTTTTAACACTTCCGCCAATTGTTTACACAGCATTTTACCATAAGCAGTGGCATTTCTTGTGCCAACCACACTTACTATTCTTTTGTGATTTAAATCTGCCGTGCCTTTATAATAAAGTAATAAGGGAGCATCATAACAATTCCTTAATCTTTTAGGATAGTTATCATCAGCATAAAACAAAACTTGAATGCCATGTTTTTCAATAAATGCTATATGTTTTTCGGCTTTTTCAATCGCATCATTATGCAAAATAGCCTTTGCCCTAAACTCTCCTATCCCATCTAATTTTAAGATTTGTTCTTTAGTAGCAGCAAAAACTGCTTCGGCACTACCGAAGTGAATTAACAGATTTTTGGCCACCATCGGACCAACATTTTTTATCAAACTTAAGGCTATTTTGTGTACTAAACTCATTAAATCTAATGTAATCAAATAAATGAGTTGTAAAATAAATAATTTTAATACACTGTATATCAATGTATTAAAACAAATTTTATAAGCAAACTACAAAAATAGTTTGTTAACTATAAAAATAGTAGTAGATTTAATTTAACAATCAAGAAAATTATATAATGAGAGAGTTAACAAAAGCTGAAGAACAAGTGATGCTAATCCTTTGGGAAATGAAGGAAGGCCTGGTAAAAGATGTGATCGATAAAATGGAACCACCCAAGCCTGCCTATAATACTGTATCTACCGTAATTAGGGTTTTAGAAGGCAAAGGATTTTTAGACCACAAGGCCATAGGCAACACTCATATATATTTCCCCCTGATATCAGAAGAGCAATACAAACATTTTGCATTTGACAAGGTGATGAACAATTATTTTGAGAACAACTATCAGAGTCTAGTATCCTTTTTAGTAAAAGAAAAAAATATGGATATGGAAGAACTTGATGAATTAATCGCCTTAGCAGAACAACTTAAAAATAAGAAATAATGGATTGGTTATATTACTTATTGGAGGCAAACCTGTATTTGCTCCTATTTTATGGCTTTTACCGTCTGTTTTTACAGAATGAGACCTTTTATAACAGTAATCGGTATTTTTTATTGTTAACTAGCGTTATTGCATTTGCATTACCAATAATGCAACTCGGTTTTTTAAAACCAACTCCAATTATAGATAACGAACTTTTCCCACCTCCTATCTTATATACAGAAGAGCAATTAGCTAAAATGACCTTTGCCCCAGTTCAAGAATCATTTAATGTTACAGATTGGCTGTATCCTATTTATTTGATAATTGCATTGGGTTTTGCAATCAAACTAAGCATGAGTCTTTTCAAAATCATTCACCTTTGGTTAAAAGCAAAAAAAGCAAAGACAGGCAAAATCACATTAATCGAACTAAAAGAGCAAACAACAGCTTTTTCTTTTTTCAATCTCTTATTTATTCATCCGCATCTGGCGGAAAAACAAACTGTTTTAAATCATGAAATGGTGCATATTAAACAAAAACACAGTTTGGATATCTTGTTTTTTGAATTATTACAAATCATTTGCTGGTTTAACCCGATTATCTACTTCATTAAAAAAGACATCAAACTACTACATGAATACATTGCCGATGAATTGAGTTCCAATTCTGGAATTCAAAAACACGACTACGCCATGTTTCTCATCGAAAACTCTTTTGGTGTAGTACCAACACCACTTACCAATCAAATATTCAATCAATCAATATTAAAAAGGAGAATTAACATGTTAAACAAAAAAAGAACAGCAGATTGGGCAAGGCTCAGGTTGTTGTTAACAGTACCATTAGTCGGGGTTATGCTCTGCACATCAACAATGGCATTTACTAAAGATTATGGTTATGTAGACTTGCTTCCGGAGAAAAGCAAAACCGCAGAAACTATACAACAAGAAGTGCCGCAAGAAAAGGAAGTTAAACAAACAGCACCAAAGGCAAAAACTGTGAAGAAGGACCAGGTTAAGTTTCCGCCACCAATTGTTCAGGCTAGTGGCAATGATAGGTTCTCACCA
The sequence above is drawn from the Pedobacter frigiditerrae genome and encodes:
- a CDS encoding M56 family metallopeptidase; its protein translation is MDWLYYLLEANLYLLLFYGFYRLFLQNETFYNSNRYFLLLTSVIAFALPIMQLGFLKPTPIIDNELFPPPILYTEEQLAKMTFAPVQESFNVTDWLYPIYLIIALGFAIKLSMSLFKIIHLWLKAKKAKTGKITLIELKEQTTAFSFFNLLFIHPHLAEKQTVLNHEMVHIKQKHSLDILFFELLQIICWFNPIIYFIKKDIKLLHEYIADELSSNSGIQKHDYAMFLIENSFGVVPTPLTNQIFNQSILKRRINMLNKKRTADWARLRLLLTVPLVGVMLCTSTMAFTKDYGYVDLLPEKSKTAETIQQEVPQEKEVKQTAPKAKTVKKDQVKFPPPIVQASGNDRFSPMYRKDKKTGQPLLSETRLIIINGKPVEDITKFYGVYNAKSIVYRTKEGSLKKYGEKGKNGAVEITGNDIKYFTVVTLPSAPPVEPPPPRQDKVRFPPPIVRPDKASGKTYYPPYKRDKDDKFISLEKRAIVVNGNVIVDKNQYYGTNEAEKIIYLNSADAIAKYGAEVGQFGAVEITGEKALNAFPPPIVKQDQVKFPPSIVKPDKKRLKSPPAAEPPPSGYKPSKALRVVEKRNVTGALKREVDSAMKDRAPTITGLQTDRKVYAIRATSLTGTQASRRDTVRARPNLKLRGEVRTIRKIDSLQRKSN
- the dprA gene encoding DNA-processing protein DprA: MSLVHKIALSLIKNVGPMVAKNLLIHFGSAEAVFAATKEQILKLDGIGEFRAKAILHNDAIEKAEKHIAFIEKHGIQVLFYADDNYPKRLRNCYDAPLLLYYKGTADLNHKRIVSVVGTRNATAYGKMLCKQLAEVLKPYDVIIMSGLAHGIDSAAHKESLAFEIPTVGVLGHGLDRIYPAVHKELTQKMVHNGGLLTEFLPGTNPDRENFPKRNRIIAGIADVTVVVEASLKGGALITAELANSYNRDVYAFPGRVNDEFSEGCNFLIKTNRAALINNPMDLIYYLGWDDEISKKPEIQVQLPLDLTKDEERIYLILKENQLSIDELSLAVNIAQSKLAIILLTLEMQGIIISLPGKVYKVA
- a CDS encoding BlaI/MecI/CopY family transcriptional regulator, encoding MRELTKAEEQVMLILWEMKEGLVKDVIDKMEPPKPAYNTVSTVIRVLEGKGFLDHKAIGNTHIYFPLISEEQYKHFAFDKVMNNYFENNYQSLVSFLVKEKNMDMEELDELIALAEQLKNKK